One region of Nycticebus coucang isolate mNycCou1 chromosome 10, mNycCou1.pri, whole genome shotgun sequence genomic DNA includes:
- the LOC128596733 gene encoding gem-associated protein 8-like — translation MAAQASTSEASESWYSHPPYARYWQHYNQAMAWMRNHRNAYKKAMQFYFSFPWHLSSAISSQSSCDNEARDPQSFSDHHLVQQDYHCDSHFRRSRKQRHVSRRFQVSSREDQTFSQDEEVETESDGEVECDMSNMEIMEELRQYFAETERHREERRRQQQLDAQRLDDYVSADHGLCYNPHRSVKPPIGRPGQRRKAEMKRLNADSAAKVQAMEAAVQLSFDKHCDRKQPKYWPVIPLKF, via the coding sequence ATGGCTGCACAGGCATCAACATCAGAAGCTTCTGAGTCTTGGTATTCTCACCCACCATATGCAAGATACTGGCAACATTATAATCAAGCAATGGCTTGGATGCGAAACCACCGGAACGCCTACAAAAAGGCCATGCAATTCTATTTCAGTTTTCCATGGCATCTctcttctgcaatttcttcccAAAGCTCTTGTGATAATGAGGCTAGAGATCCTCAGTCTTTCAGTGACCATCACTTAGTCCAGCAGGACTACCACTGCGATTCACATTTCAGAAGGTCTAGGAAGCAGCGACACGTTAGCAGGAGGTTCCAAGTATCCTCAAGAGAAGACCAAACTTTCTCCCAAGATGAGGAGGTAGAGACTGAGTCAGACGGAGAGGTAGAATGTGACATGAGCAACATGGAAATCATGGAGGAGCTCCGCCAGTACTTTGCAGAAACCGAGAGGCACAGAGAAGAGCGACGGCGGCAGCAGCAGCTGGATGCACAGCGCCTGGATGACTATGTGAGTGCCGACCATGGCCTATGCTACAACCCTCACAGGTCAGTCAAACCCCCGATTGGGAGGCCGGGCCAGCGGCGCAAGGCTGAGATGAAGCGCTTGAATGCGGACAGTGCTGCCAAGGTCCAGGCCATGGAGGCTGCGGTGCAGCTGAGCTTTGACAAGCACTGTGACAGAAAGCAGCCCAAGTACTGGCCTGTCATTCCCCTGAAGTTCTGA